One Fusobacterium ulcerans DNA segment encodes these proteins:
- a CDS encoding XRE family transcriptional regulator produces the protein MYNLGQKIMLLRKKENMTQDELAEKLNISKQSILNYETEKRLIPIDVLSNIAKLFNFPIENFFSNTFDDNEILKNSSKIKKIPIISKVSAGTGVFGIEDVLDWLEMPTSLCKNCDFATFIDGDSMEPKVYDNDLILVQKTTFLDNGSIGIFKIGEDVFCKKFYQNPITKAIVLKSINKSYNSISITSEDEFYILGKVVCKIDYNF, from the coding sequence GTGTATAATCTTGGACAAAAAATAATGTTATTAAGAAAAAAAGAAAATATGACTCAAGATGAATTGGCAGAAAAGTTAAATATATCTAAGCAAAGTATATTGAATTATGAAACTGAAAAAAGATTAATTCCAATAGATGTTCTTTCAAATATTGCAAAATTATTTAATTTTCCAATTGAAAATTTTTTTTCAAATACTTTTGATGATAATGAAATTTTAAAGAATTCTTCAAAAATAAAAAAAATCCCTATTATATCAAAAGTTAGTGCAGGAACAGGAGTTTTTGGTATAGAAGATGTTTTAGACTGGTTAGAAATGCCTACAAGTTTATGTAAAAATTGTGATTTTGCAACTTTTATTGATGGGGACTCGATGGAACCTAAAGTTTATGATAATGATTTAATTTTAGTACAAAAAACAACTTTTTTAGATAATGGAAGTATAGGAATATTTAAAATAGGAGAAGATGTTTTTTGTAAAAAGTTCTATCAAAACCCAATCACTAAAGCTATTGTTTTAAAATCTATTAATAAAAGTTATAATTCTATTTCCATTACTTCAGAAGATGAATTTTATATTTTAGGTAAAGTTGTTTGTAAAATAGATTATAATTTTTAG